The following is a genomic window from Aquila chrysaetos chrysaetos chromosome 2, bAquChr1.4, whole genome shotgun sequence.
CGGTTGCAGCAGGTCCTTTCCATCTGCTTTGGCCCAAGAGTGACCCTTGCAAACCTCCTCTCCCTTGCAGTTGCCTCAGCAGATGGTGGGAAGGCAGATGGAAAGAGGGAAATCTCCGAAGCTGTAGTGATAGAAAAATCTGACCCCACGGTACCTCTCACCCCAACACCCACAGGTACTGGGTTCTTGCAATGCCACATAACCCCTGAGCCTCGACCTCCACGTCCCTTCTCCTACCCCTCAGAGTACCTCGTGCTCCCTTCTCTGGACCTTGGTGGAGGCTCTGGATGGCATACAGTTGGAAGCGAgcctgccccagctctgcaaGCAGAGTAGTAAAGGGCACCCGTGTTATGAGGGGACCTCACGGCATGGTGATAGCTGAGGAACACTTGTGCTCTAGGTGACATGTTGTTGGGGTCTTGGGGCCTatgagtttgggggggggggggggggttcagtTGTGGTGAATCACTGCAAACCACTTTCGACAGCTGCTCTTTTGACTCCACTCCCCCCTTGCACCTTGGATGCATAAAGTCTGCTTTGGGAGGGGGGCAGAGGGTCCTTTCCTTACCTGTAATTTTACCAGACTGCAGGAGTTCAAGGAGGTGGAACGGCGTGCTTGGCCCACGCTGGAGGAAGTTTCAGCTCAGCAAGGGTGTTTGGGACAGCTGAGTTGTGTATCGCCTGCCAGGCTGCACCAGCTGCTCTGGAGTCAGGACTCAAACCGCGACCAGACTTGGTCCCTGTTCCAGACTTTTCCTTCACCTCATTTGTTAGCGGCTTCGGATGCAAATTCTGTGGCCGGTATGTGGAGGCCTGGCTGGCTTGCAGGGCTCCTGTCCAGCTGCCCTCattcaattctcctccccagccGGCCTGGCTGGATGTGAGTGCTGCAAAGGTCTCAGAGGGAATGTGCAGGGTATCCAGGTTACAGCGCTGTCACCCTTCCTCTCCAGGTGGCAGCAGTGGTTGACTTGGATAGAGCACAGGCCCTTCCCATAACACAAGCGAGACAAATGCGTCCAAGTACAACACAGAGGTGCAAGGTTTGCCTTGCAGAGGCAGTTTACCCCACCTTGCATTAGGTACGATGCAGACAGCTCATGAGAGACGACTCTCCCTCCTGCAAAATAGCTTGTGCAGGCAGTGTGGACAAGAAGCAAGAAACAgcctgaaaagaaatagaaggatGGTGGAAGAGAAGCTTGGAAAGGTCGCCAGGCCTGCAAATGCAAAGATGTCTAGGGGCCATGTAGAGGGGCTCCATTGTAATGTTTGGTACCATGCCCAGCCTGAAGCTCTAGCACCATTTAGTAGGCTGGACCAGCCTTGGCCTCGCTCTTGTTTGGCTAGATGGAAGCAGTTGTCATCGTGTCCCGAGTACAGTATCATTGTCACTCTTTAATTCCTCCAATGAGGTGTCGCAAACAGATATACATGTGTTGTAGCTGTGCTTTGGATTTGGATTTGCCTCTGGGGACAGGCAGTGATAAGTGTTAAGAGCTGTTTAGATCCCAAACTGTTGTGTTTCTGAACTGGTTTTTAACAAGAGCAGAAGACACAAGGCTGCAGAAAAGGCTGCTTTCCCCTCCAGAAGCATCCCACTGGACTGGGGAGGGACTCCGAGCTGGTGATGCCCTCCAAGCAGCTGGGGTTAATGACCAGGCTAAGGTTATTGGTAGCATTACCCGATGACTGCTAATTGGGCTTGCCCTTGTTCAGTGCCTGCCCCTGGGACTTCccctggcagctgcaggggCAGGTCTGGGTCTGTGGAGGCAGGACCCCTGTGGAAAGAGGCTGCTGTGATTAATGACCAGCCATGAATGAGAGGGAAAGGGATAGGAGGAGAAAGCTGCCAAGGCTTTAACTCCGGTGGGTGCAGAGGTTCAGCCTGGTTCAGATCTGCcggcaggaggggaagggtcTTTGGCCAGCCAGCATGTTAACAAGCCAGAGGTGAGCGTGGGTGATCAGGACAGCCATGGCTGCATTGCATAAATCAGACTTAAAGCGCCAGAAAAAGCCTCCAGGGAGATGAAATGTCTAAGTGTCATCAGCTCTGCGGAGATAATGAGAACCAGAAAAGCACCGGGAGGTAAAATGGCACAGATCCGTGAAAACAGGCTTGTGGGCCTGGGATCCTCGTGGATCTGTGCTGACTGGGGCCAGTGGTGGGGGTAGCCGTGGAGGAGTCTGGTGTTTATGGAGGGGCTGTAGGGTTAATCCTCCTCGATCTCGGAGTCAATCGactctgaaagaagaaagtcttCCTGCCAAATGatgtccctcctgcccccccccccccccttcttcagTTGTcttgaacagaaaggaagaaatggaggGAAACAGCAAGGGCTGGATCCACTAGTGCTGTGTTTGGGTGGTCAGTGCAAGTGAGGGGGACACCCCAATTTCGCTCTGGGCTTAGCCTCCTGAACACAGCCCTGTAACTTGGGAGCTGAGGGAGCCCCTTGAGGACTGGAGCCAAGAGGTGCAGCCAAGAGCGTTTTCTGGGTCCATTGATGTCATGTCCCCAAGAGAGGCATCCCCAGCTCCTCTGGTGGTGACCAAACCCATTGCAGCAAAGGTGGCCGATGGCCACCTGTGTTAGAGGTCAGATCAGAGTGAACAACGCTGAagcaggctgcccaggcagGCTGTGGAGCCTCCATCCTCAGAGGGGTTCAGAAACGCGGCCATGAGCATCCTGGCCTGAGCAGGGGGCTGGACGGGACCATCTCCAGAGGTCCCATCCCACCTCAACCAGTCTGCGATTGTGTGGGAGAGCACCAGGGGATGCTCTCCACTGCCAGGACCACCTGCTTCCTTGGCTGTGGCTGGGAGGCTCGTGGCTGGCTGAGGCGAGGACAGTAGGAGCGTGTTTCCTCCTCACCTCCACTGCGAAACCAGAGTGATGGGGTCCTTCACTGCTCCCTTGCCCATGCTGCTCCTTGCAGGGCTGTGGCTGAGCCCTGCAGAGTAGGAGTGTTCCTGGGCACAGCAGAGCGCTGCTGGAAGCCATctgagctgctgcctccagGCACTGGCTTGCCCAGGGTTAAGCTGGGCTTGCTTCCACTCCTCCTTAAAGGAGGCAGGGCTGTAAAGCAATGTGGAAGTTAGGCACCAACAGCCATTTGGCCATCTTTGGCGTTAGGCCTGAACTGGTGGGGGCAAGGGCAAGGTTATATCACAAAATAGCAATGAAGTATCTGGtgagggtttgtttttctagCTGCCTCCTTGCTGGTGCCCTGAAGGCTTGTGGTGAAGGGCAGATGTTTGGTCTCTCCCCTTGTACCTGTGCCCCAGGCACACTCCTTCCTCTGCCCGCAAAGGCTGTTTTCCCAGCCTTGGGAGGAGCTCTGTGCTGGCTGCGAGATCTCAGCCTGGATTAGGTGGCAAAGGCAAATCCTTGGCTTTGGGAAGAGCACACTTGACCTTTGCCTCTGCAGAGTTAGGCTCTCCCTTGGGAGGAAGTATTGGCTCAGCCGCTGAACAAAGCGCTGGCTGTCGTGAGCAGGACCTGCCTGCCTCGGGGAGAGAGGGCCTGGGTGGGGGTCAGATTTATGctccagggagggaggaagagacagCAGACCCAGTGACCTGGAAGCTTAGAGGTGACCAGCTCAATTTactgagaaatgcaaagctATGTTGCCTCCTCTATCAGTAAAAATACACCATCTGGGATGGTCTGGGCAGATGGGCCTACTGGCACATCCAGATGCAAGAGGGGAATTTGGTTGGTAAGATCCAAATGATGTTTTGAAtcccttttccttattttccaaCCTGTTCTCCTCTGTCATGTCTTGCAGTGCCTCTCACCCTCAATTGCTGCTAGCATCTTTGGAGGTTCTCCAGGTCCCATGGAAGAAATATCCAGTAGTGAACTTGGCCCTAGCATGGACTTCAGACAACGTTATACGTGCCCAGTGGTAGGTGCAGTTAAACATGCTTGTTTTCCTTAAGCAGTGGCACGTGTACAGCTCTCATGTTaattcagacttttttcctaCAGTATGCCCTTTGTTCTATGTAACGTGGCTCACTCTAGTGCCAGAGGGCCCAGCAAGGCATATGGGCAAACACAGAGTGGGTGTGTGGGGTGATCTCTTTTCCACTTTGTACCTGAGGGCTGAAGCTAGATGGTTCACCTGAGATGACAGAAGCAGCCTGCGTCAGAGCCAGGACTGAACTCGGGTCCCAGCATTAGCACTGTGGGGCAGTGCCCTGCACCCGTTGTCATGGGCTCTGTTTAGAAGTCGTCAGGTCTCTCTATGCTGATGCTCTTCCATGCGTTCGCCTAAGTCAGGTTGCTTTTAATTCCAGGATTTTGGGGGAGCTTTGCAGCCCCAACACGGGGCTTTTGAAATGGATACATAAGGACAAAGAATCTGGCCGAGTGCAAAGCGCTATAGAAATGCATTTGCGTTTCCATCGCTGCAGGTACAGTGTTTGAAGGTTCGGTGTTACCCCTGACCTTCACACCCTTGTctctccccagcctcctccacTGAAGTGCTCTGAGCTTGGAACCAGTTTGAATTGGTGCCTCTAAAGAGGTAGTTCAATATTACTGAGAGCACAAGGGTTAGAGAGGGAAGAGATTCACTCAGATGGAGCTGATGAAAGAATCCAGGTCTGCCCAAGCCTCCAAAGGGCTGTAAAATAggtataaatacatttatcGTCTACTGCATTGCAGAGGAGTGAAGAGACCGATATAGCTTGAAAGAAGTGTCTCCTTTTGTGCCACCTTTGCCAGTTCCTGTAGATATTTGTGCAGTGCTCAGCCACTGGGTTAGCAGAGTGGCCTCTCCTTCAGGGGTGATGAGAGCATAGTGTGGCAGTCAGTACTGCAAGACAGGAATGTTGCCTTCACCTGCAGGTGGACTGGCAAAATGGAAGGAGATGAGAGGAGACCTtgccagctgccagccaggctATTGCGGGGTGAGAATGAGGGGAGCAGTTTTGGAGAGCACATCTGTATCTAGCATCGTTTTGCTTTACTGTCAGGAGAAGGATTCTTAATCGGCTGCTCTGACCTTAGACCTAGGCCATCTGAACACCTTGTGGGAAGCAACCACCACCATGTTACCAAAGCTGTCCTGCATGCTGGGGGCAGAGCTACCTCCTGCTCCATCAGCTTTACAGGTCTTCTGCATCTCTTGCCCCTGTGTCACTCACACCCCAAAGTAtcagctgtgtttctgttgGCGAGGGATGGCTGGGAAGAGACCAAAATCAGAGTATGTTACTGAACGCTTGCGTGGGAGGTCTGTTGTTAGCACGAGTGTGAGAGCTGCACATCTGAGAAACTAATACAATGAGAGGAGCCGTGCACGTGAAACAACTCAGGGCAGTGGGCCACGTTCCTCCTTTAGATCTGCTTGGTGCTGACAAACTCATTAGTGGCAGCTTGATCCTGCTGCTGATCCGGACTTTGCTGAGAGCAAAAGCTCTGGAGGCTGTTGGTGGCTGAGCTTTGCACAGGACCAAGCTGATGGAGTCAGTTTCCGCCCCCCAGCGCATATGGTGCAGATTCTCAACCAATTTTCTGAGCAGGCGGTGTTTCTGGGAGATGTTTGGCTGAAGTCTAGGATCAGTGCAGCTGTGTCAGCAGGTTCTGGGGTGGGAAGGGCACTGGATTTCACTTCCCCATTTCCCTCCTAGAGTCTTGCTGACATGGCTTCCTGGACCACTAGTGTCAGGAAGAGGCAGTTTGGTTTCTGGGGTGTGCGTATGTGTGTGGGGCTTGGCCCAGCCTGCACGGGGCGTGAGAAGGGCACCGAACCATccttccagcccagctgcttcCTCCACTAAAGCATCGAGACAGAGTCTCTGCCATACCCAGACTGTTTGGAAACATGTTGATAAACTTCCAAATGTCTATTTTACAATCCAGATGTGCTAGCCTTGGCTGTAAACCCTCATCTGAAGAACAGGTGTGCTATAATGTTTCTAGCAGTGGCCCCAAAGCCAGCTGGAGGCTTGAGCTGAGCAGGGGCCAAGGGGCTGGTGCCATATAGGATATGGAtactggggcagggacaggtgaggCAGAGAGCTGTAGGTCAGCCGTAGTTCATGGCAACCCGGAGTCAGACTGTAAGGGAAGAAAGGGGCAAGCCAGAATAACCCTCAACCCCCAGCCTCTGCTTAGCAGCACTGGAGCTGTCTCAGAAGAGGCTGCCCTGGTTGTATGGGCAACATGGGTGCATCAGCCTTGGTCAGATCTGTCCTGGTGAGGAAGCACAGGGCTAGAGCTGGCCACTAGCCTCTGtggtattttctgtggtttgccTCGACCTCTCCAGCAGCTTTGTGGTCTGGGAGGCACTGCAGGTCACAGCAGCTCCCTGTTAGCATTGCCGGGGGAACAGAAATGGGACAGCTGCTTCCTTGGGCAAAACTTCACATGTGCCTTTGGCCTGAAAAGCGGACATCCcccctgggctggggaaggtgtCCTGCTGCTGGGCCTGGATCTGGGTCCTgaaagctgtgctggggagaagcaCAGTCCCAGTGGGAGGACCGGTGGCAGCAGTGCGCTGCCAGAGGGGGAGGCACCAGCCCTCTGGTGTAGGGAGGGCAGCCAGCCCTGGGTGCAGGCTCCGGGAAGCCTGTGGGGATGAGGCAGGGCACAAGGTGCTGATACCACAGTGCCTTAGCTACACACGGTGCCTGCAGGCTCAGAGATGAGAGCCACACTGATGGTCTATCCCCCTACCCCCCAAACTTGCTCTCACATAGGATTTTAGCTCTGCTGGTACCGCTAGGTGATTTTTGTAGCCTAAAGGCTTTGTCAGTGATGTTCATACTCTCTAGAGCCCATACAGAGCCGGCCAGGCTtgcagggaagcagagcttGACTGAGAGCAACAAGGTAGGCAGCATGTGCCATAGGGGTAGCTGCCTTTGCTGAAAGTAGACAGCAAGGCAGGGGTAACTCAGGCCAGGGGCAGCGCTGAGGAAAGTCAAGGGCCGTATCAGTCCCATCCCCTTGCAGAACAAGAGACCAAAGTGGCATTGAGAGGGGTCCTCACAGACAGCACTTTCTCCTGCACCTGGGGTGGCCCTGGCCATGCCCTGTGCCCAGCCAGGAGCCTTCAGCATCCCCTTGTCCCTTCTGGTGGGCATAAGGCAAGCTGGTGctgttgcttcattttcatctgCTCCCAAATTGCCCTCCTGGCTTGGGCAAGTACCTTTCCTGCTCCATAGCCCTTCCTGCTGCTCATctgtggcaggagctgcctgtaGACCAGCCTAGCTTGCACAGCCTCGGAGCAGGCAGTTCTGgcctgatgctgctgctgtggggatGTTCCCCAGGCACATCAGGAGCTCCCCACCTCCTTCAGCCCTGCCACTCTCCAGGACGTGCTTCCCTTGGCTCAGGGACACACAGGGCCAGCCTccgggagggaggaaggagagggttTTTCCCACCTCCACAGTGCCAGCTGCCTTCTCAGTCACCACCCCTGTTGTCAGGGCTCTCCAGCCTTGAGGGAGTGCAGGTGACCACCTGGGCTGTTGGCACTGCTGCACGCTTGAGCTGTGCGAGGCTGCCTTGCCTGCTCAGCCAGGctgagagaggggaaggggagagggagggaaggcagaggcaTGGCCTGAAAGTGCATGCCAGAGCTTGGCACAGAGGCAGAGGCAACCATCGGCAGACAGGGCATGCCCTGCTTCTGCCCTGAGCTCCAAACCCAGTTCTGGGAGAAGCAGGAAAATCATGAGTGCCATCTCTGTAATCCTGTAATGGATTTTTGTTCTGTACCTGGCGTGGCCCCCGTCTGGGTGGGAAGTGGTTGCTTCCCCATCCCAAGCTCCTTGCTCTTCTCAGAAGATGATGACCTGATGTGGTGTGGCATGGAAAGGGGCTTTGCTCATCTTCTCTGCAGTTGCCCtgcatttatttccttgttaAACTCTCATTGCTCATTATTCTTATTTCCTGTAAGAGTCTGGGCCCTTTCTTAAGGCTGTGCGCCACACCTATGTGTAGAGTGGGTGACAGCAGAGTCAGCGTGGCAAGTGGTGAGGGAGACTTCTGGAGCTGTGATGTCACTGGAGAGCTGGATTCCCAGCCTATGAAGTCATAGGTGAGAAATTGGGTACTCAGCCTAATCCTAATCATTACCCAATGGGACTGTAAAGTGTCAATGAACTAGTCTATTTCTTGATGACTGACTACTTTAACTCTAACACATGCCACCTAATAATTGCCACTTTTTGCAGTTTCCTAAGATTCACTTACTAATAAGCTATTAAACATCCACTTGAAATCACTGCATTGTAATGAGCTGAGATCACTGCTCACGCAGCTATTCCAGCGCCCAAATTGGTAGGAAAGCACCTAAAATCCTGTGGTGGGGAGCAGGCCTGCAATTTCAGGATGGTAGAGTAACCAAACTAAAATACAGATACAACATCAGCACCACCAATCATTCCCATTTCAGGATCTATGTGGCCATTATCAGTTTTCCTCTGATATGCAAAGCTGATGGGCTGAAGGACTTGCAGTCCAAGTTCACCATGCCCTGGGCAGCCAAGGTGAGGGTCTTAAGGGAGGAATAGCAACTTGAAGGAAATGAGAGTCGTTGCTTTTTAGGAAGATTGTTTTGGAATCAGAAGCAGGAATGAAACGACTTTAATCCCAAATGCTCAGTAGAACTCAAAGTTTGATTcaggtttgtttcttctggtCTTTTTGTTTAAGGTAATGCAAAGGCAATGTGGTGCTTTTGAGAGAAATTCAGTGTGGGAGGAATTTCTCAGGAAAAGCTTCTTCAGCACAGTCTGGGGATTGCCTggtttcttctgtctttgctgttgGGTCATCTTGCTTGGATCTctatcttttctcttctccaggttttGGGCTCCTTGGAAAGCACTGCCTGTGAAGTGGTACCAGATACCAGAAAGGGTGACTTTCCACTGAGGAGAGCACCCCACACTCCCTGGGTATCCTCAAGCTGTTTCCCTCAACATTTCCCTGTTCCCTTCCAGTCTGTGACAAGCTGATGTTCGATGACCGCCTCAGGAAAAGCCTCCTGGCATTAAGACCCCAgtgaaaaggggaagagaaggttaTGGAAATTCACACTATCAGGGCCCTTTCCCCACTCCTCTCAACAGTGCCCTGACCACGTGGGGAGCATTCCCTCTTCGTGGGTCACAGCCCTTAAAAATAGCAAGAGGTTCTGCTTCCCTCTTTCCTGTCCTGCCTTCGTGAGGACAGCTGACTAATGAGTGCTCTGGTTGAAGCCCCCCATCAGGCTGATGTCCTGAGCAGGCTTGCTCCTGCAGGGAATGCATGATGGAATGGGTTTCCTGGTCAGGGCAGCCTCCATGCGCCTCGGGGATGCTCAGGCTTTCCTGGTTTCCAGGCCCTTCTCCCCACCATGTGCGGTTCCAGCCACAGGTATCAAAGAAGCAGAGAGACCAGACCAGCctcctggggagaggggagattGCAGTCGTATCATTGCAAACAGGACTTCATTAATTATAAATGGACAGGTCCCCCTGAGCTGCTGTAGCTCTGCATGAGTCACATTCtagctgagggttttttcctcccgAAGAGTTGCTGAAGGGGCTTGAAATAGTGTGATGGATAAATAAGGAaccagctgtgctctgcaacCAGCCCCACCAGAGCCTTTCTGCAGCAGTAGCCCACAGCAACCTCCTCTCTGCCTCAATCTGCACTCCCATCCCTCGGGTTCTGCCATCTGGTCCTGCTCGCCAGGTTTCTTCTTCCTAGCGGCATGTTTTTGTCTCCTGTTGTAACCTCTTTTCCAGCGTGTGGTCTCAGCCCTTGGTAATGCACGGACATATGTTTAGACAACAGCACGACCAAGGAGTCCAGTTGGCTGGTCTGTGCCTCCCTCCTCCATCTCAGAGATGGTCCTGgttaaatgaaagcagaaggaacaaTAAAACCAGCAAACCTTGGCTTTTCACTAGGAGCTGCTGGacagtttctcttctgttttctgacaaCAAACCGTCGCTTACACGGCTCTCGGCTGCTGGCAGCCTCCTCACAGGGAGAGGCCGAGATGTACCCCAAGGCTCTGAGGGACGCACCAAGAGTGGGTGGAGGTAGCTGGAGGGCCAGGCTGTGTGTCTGGCTGGAATGGCTCGTCTGTCCAGTGGGAACATCTCCTTCCCTGGGTGCTGTAAGCATGAGTGTGATGAGCTGTGTGTATCTTATGGCAAAGGCGAGGGGTGGGAATGCTGTCCATGGAAGATTTGCTGGCTGTGTTCACAAATTcagaagctgcttttcctgcctctCTGATGCCCATGGTTACAGAAGTCCGCTCCAGAGGTCTCTCTGTACTGCTGCCTCTAAGTTGTTTCTCCAtccagctccccagggctgccgTGTCCTCCCTCCTAGCGTGAGATGGCTCttttcagagaagctgtgaTTTGTACCTCTAAAAGGCTGGCTCCACACCCTGATTTTTAAGCCCATGGGGCTGGTCAACCTTCCCCTGCCCTTCAGGCCTGAGCGGGGGGAgctctccttcttcctctgcgggagctgcaggcagctcctgaaTCCGTGGAATGTGTCCCATCTGCAGCGCGTTAGGGGTCTGCTCACAGTGGAGGAAGAAGCACATGTGGGGTTGTGAACCgttctgaagaggaagaaaaggggcTAATTAATCTAAGGGATACAGTGCCAGGAGCCACATCTGGGGGCCAACTGGCCCTGGAAGCATGGCTCCCAGGTGCTACCCCCCCAAGGGCGTCATGTAGAGCTGGTGTGGACCCAATGGGTAAGGGAATGAGAGTGTGAGGGGTCCTGGCGCAGAGGGATCCGCATCAGCGCACTCCTGAAGAGCCCCTTCTCCCTATCCTTTGAGAGGGCTCAAGGAGATGTGACTCATGCTCATGTCTCCAGGCACAGCCCACCTTGACCCCTCTGCCTCTGGCCCTGTGGCTTCAACCCTCAGCTGCCCAAGcacccctccttccctgctgtaGCAGTGGCGGGCAAGAAGGACCATGCCAACAGCACAGTCCTCCCTTGCTCCTCTTCTCTGCAGGGTCTGATGAGCCCCTTGCATTCTGTGCTGGCTTCCAGGTCTGCCTCATTCACCTTGGCACCCTAGCCCTGGAAAGTGTGGACTTGGAGAGGTGCTGCAG
Proteins encoded in this region:
- the LOC121233774 gene encoding uncharacterized protein LOC121233774 isoform X1, with product MLHRKLPHALAFFSLPQEREYGHECDPSMLSTNAYPTFTFRKTFMTSVLVPRSATLLDSARCSEVVLPLRAEPCCPSEQSRAAPGSGMLQVPRCRDGASHPQLLLASLEVLQVPWKKYPVVNLALAWTSDNVIRAQWILGELCSPNTGLLKWIHKDKESGRVQSAIEMHLRFHRCRFWAPWKALPVKWYQIPERVTFH